Genomic window (Deinococcus yavapaiensis KR-236):
TCATGAGGAGGGACGCGTCCTCGAGTTACTCCTGCCCGGCGGTTCCGCGCTTCCAGTAGCCGGTCACACGGATGAACGAGTGCGGAGAGAGTGATCGCCCCTCGAGATGCTCGCGCAAGGCGTGCGCGACATTGCTTTCTGTCCCACCCCAGACGAATCCGTCTCCCGATGGTAGGGGAAGGTTCGCCAGGGCGTCGCGGAGCAGCGTCGTCATTCCCGGCTCGTGCGGCGCCCGGTGCAGCCAGCGTACGTCCATCGTCGCGGCGCTTGTGAGGGGCAACTCGTCGTACGCGTCGTTCACTTCCAGCAGCACGGTGACGGGTACACCCGCCGGGAGTTCCTCCAGACGACGGGCGATGGCGGGCAAGGCGCTTTCGTCGCCGAGCAGCAGGTACCAGTCGAAGTCGTATCGCACGACGGTGGAGCTGCGCGGGCCGCCCACGCCGACGAGGTCACCAGGGCGCGCTTGAGCGGCCCAGGTGCTGCCGGGGCCGTCGCCGTGCAGCACGAAGTCGATGTCGAGTTCGCTCAGTTCAGGGCGGTACGCGCGGGGAGTGTAGTCACGTCGCGCGGGTGGCGTCACCCCTTCGGGCAGGATTGGGCCGTTCGGGCCGAGGGTGGGCAGGACCGGTTGGTGCTCACCAGGAGCTGGGAAGAAGACTTTGACGTGATCGTCCGCGCCCAGGCTGGTGAAGCCGTCGAGGGCGGCACCGCCGAGGGTGATGCGGCGCAGGTGGGGCGTGAGGTCAGCCGTACGCTTGACTTCAAGCAGGCGGAGCTTGACGGGATGCGGGCCAGAGCGGGTGACGCGGTCGGTCATGACGGTCCTTTCGGCGTTCAAGAGCGGGCGGGTTGAGGAGGACTCAAGCTGACAGGGCTGCTTGGCGCTGGGCACTTCGGCGCTCCCCGCGAGTGTTCATTGCCTGCGGACGATCCGCGGGGACGTAAGGCATGAGTGTGGCGTCACGAGGCTTCACAGGAATCCTTGGCGGTACGTGCTCGTACGGGATCCGCGTCAGGTCGTTTCCTTGGAACGCGCAGGGTCACGAGCGGCGGTTCTTGCGCACTCGACTCCGGCCGTTCCAGCCTTTCAGGATCAGGAGGGTCAATCCGGCGGAAAAGCCCATGAAGAGGAGGGGCTTGACCAGGCCCGCCAAGCGCAGGAGACCTTGCGGCTCCAGTTCGGCGTGCCCTTCTGCGGCGGGCGTGGCGCGAAGATTGTCTGCCGCCGGCAGGGAGCCCAAGGCGAGGATGAGCAGCGTGGTGACCAGCGTCGCGAGAAGCAGGATCAGTCCGGCATTCCTGGTGCTCATTGGGTCATCCCACCCGTTGGTGGTCGTTTGAGCCGCTGAGCAATCCAACGCCAGTGCAACGTCAGGTGCAAGCCGATCAAGAGCATCATCAGGGTGGCTGAGGCTTTATGGACGGTCAACCAGAAGTTGTCCGGGCCAACCATCCAACCCAGCATGGGGAGCAGCGCTTCGCTGATCATCAGGCCCGAGACGCCTGCGAGCAGCATCATGAAGAACAGGGCGAGATTGAACCACTTGGCGAAGATCGTGTGCCCTGGCAGCTTGCGGCTGGAGCGTGTAAACACGCCCACCACCCACTTCCAGTGCCACACCAGGTGGTAGAACAGCGGCGCGAAGATCAGCAAGCCCAGCCATTCGTGGAGGGGAATGCCCGTGGTCATGGGAGCGCTGACCAGCATGAATACCAGCAGCAGCAGCACGTCGAGTTGCCAGTTGCGCCGGGTCATGTTCGCCTTCTTGAGCGGCTGATCGAGCGTGGAGGAAAGGTCGACGTTCATAGAGACGTCAAGCCGTCCTGTGCGCGTCCCGCAAGGCTGGGCGTGCTGCTCCTGGGTGTGGCGCTCGGGGTTCTAGCCGAGAGGCTCGGCCGGGGATTGTGATGAGGAAATGGAGGAGAAAGTTCATTGAATTCCTCGTTGAGACTTTAAGTGTCTCGACACTTATTTTCCAGACTGCTGGAACGGTGAGTTGGAGGGTTGAACGTGTGGGAAGGCCAGGTGCGAGCAGCTGCGGTGGTTTCTGTACTAACAGAGGCAGAACGCCACCACGTGGAAGGCCGGGAGCATCTCTAGTAAGCGCTCCAAAGCCAGCCCAAGGGAAGCCAGGCTTCACGTTCTTCTGGGTGGCGTGAGGTTGGTCTCCGGTCTTTCACCCCATTACGCTGTGAGTAGGACTTTGTTGCCCGCCGGATCCGTAACGAGGAATCCGCCGGCCTGCTCCTGCACGGAGGCCACACTCTGTAGGGCCGTCTTCAGGCGCTCGGGGGTGTCGAACCGGATGGTGAAGTACCGGAGTCCGGCGGTACCGGCCGGCGCCTGCGGCCGACCGTGCGTGTGCCCAGCATTCACTGCAATGCGGTGGCCAAAGGCACCCCCGGCGCTCAGGTCGGCCATGCCGTACTGGGGCAGGTACATGTTGTCCAGAAAGCCCAGGCCCTTGTAGAACCGGTGGGCGGCCTCCACGTCCGACACGTACAGATGCACGTGCCCCACCTTCGTACCGTCAGCCAGCGGCTGGGTGAAGTTGCGGTCAGACAAAGCCTTCAGCACAGCCTCAACGTCCAGGGCGGCCGATGCAGCGCGCACGGTGCCGTTGGTATCGACGGCGACCGGGCCCCGGGGACCGAACTCCATGCGAGCCATGCGCTCGGGCGTTTCCAACGTGACTTCCACGGTGATGCCATCCGGATCTTCCATGTAAAGGGCTTTCGACATCGTGTGGTCCGTGGGGGCGATGGGGTACCGCTTGGTGATCAGGCGCGCCAGCACCCGGGCGAACTCCACTTCGTTGGAGGGGTGGATCGCCAAGTGGTAGATGCCGCTGTAACCGTTTTTGAAGGGCGTTTTGGCCGTGGCGTGCAAGACGACCAACGAGGTGCTTTCTGTACCAAGCTCGGCTGTTTCGTCCGTCGCGCTGCGCACTTGGAGGCCGATGTACGACTGCCAGAACTCCACGGAGCGTCGCAGGTTGGTCACATCAAGGTGAACGGCGCCGAAGGTCGCGATTTCTTGTCGCGTGAACTTCTGGGCCTGGTCAGAACGGACGGGGGTGCTGTTGGTGGTCATGGTGTTCTCCTGGGGAAGTGACGACGGATGACGGATGGGACAGGTTGGGCGGGGCGGGCGGTGAGGCCTCAGGATCAGCGGCAACCGGGAATCCTGCGACTCCTTGCGAAATAAGGTGTTTTAACACCTTATTGGCATCAAACCAGAGGAAATTTGTTGATTTCCATCGACCGTACGCTGCTCCTACTCGACATATTAGATGTTACAACGAATAAATGCAAGGGGTCCACGATCAATCGCAGACCAGATGGCAGTCGGCAAAATCAGTCCTGCAGCGTACGTGGTCATACTCCGGTGGTGCTGGGGCCGACGTCCAGACGTCACATTCCGGGGCAATGTGGTTCGGGACAGTCCATCACACGTCATGCAGGTCGTGCATGTCCATCAGCTCATCCGTCAGTAGGTGTCGTACCCCGCGCGCCGCGTTGATCGCCGCGAAACGCTCCGCCAGCTCCCGGCCCTGCCCCGCGCGCTTTTTTTCTCGGAAGGCTGCCGAGCCAGCGGTGTTGCTCAATGCGATCCGCACTGTCGCCGCCGGTGAGGCTCTTCTGTCAAGGGCCGCGACGACCGCGATCATCGAACGGTTCCTCGCGCCACGCACGCGAGCGCCGGAGGGGATGCCGTTCACCGCACGCGAGCGCGATCACCGCCCTGATCGCCACCGGGATGTTCGACGACGAGATCGCCGACCGACTCGTCGTCAGCATCGCCACCGCGATGGCCCACATTGACCGCGCAATGCCGAAGACGCCGTGCCTTAACGGCCACTCAAACACTTGAAAGTTGAAGTGACCTACTCTAAGGAGGCTTCAAACACGAAACATCCTCGTCTGGAGTCCCGTCAGGCTCGGCGCCTGACCCCGCGCCACTGAACAGGAGAAGCCATGACTCTCAGCACCGACCACGCCTTCACCAGCCGCGACGACGTCGCGGCAACGGCGCCGGTCCGCTACGACAAACAACGGCTCTCCCACCTCAGCCGAAAGGTCGAGTGCGTCACCGACGGCAACGTCCACACCGCCACCGGTCAGTGCACTGCGCGGATCGTGGTGGGCAATGACGTTCTGACGCTGCTTGCCGCCGATCAGACGCAGGTCGAGCTGGCACGCATCAAGGACGCGCTCGGCAGCCACCTTGAACGGTTCGGCCACTACGTAGCGCTCACAGCAAACTGGGACCGTCGTAACCCTCGGCCGGCAGTCGCCCACTCGGCCGACGGAACCTCTCTGTCAGTCATGGAGAGAACACCATGAGCACAGATGTCACTCCGGACGCCAAGCGAGTCGTCCTCGACTTCTTCGAGTTGGCTTTCGTCCAGCGCCAGGCCGCGCGGGCGGCAGAACAGTACCTCGGCACGACTTACACCCAGCACAACCCGACAGCCCCGGACGGCCCGGAGGTCTTCCCGGCCCTGATCGGCGGCCTCTTCGCCCAGGCGCCGGAAGCATCGTTTCACCTCAAACGAGTCATCGCCGAGGACGACCACGTGGTCCTCCACTACAACCTCCAGATGTTCCCGGGCGACCTCGGCCAGGCAGTCGTCGACATCTTCCGTGTCGAGGACGGACGGATCGTGGAGCACTGGGACGTCATACAGCCGG
Coding sequences:
- a CDS encoding siderophore-interacting protein yields the protein MTDRVTRSGPHPVKLRLLEVKRTADLTPHLRRITLGGAALDGFTSLGADDHVKVFFPAPGEHQPVLPTLGPNGPILPEGVTPPARRDYTPRAYRPELSELDIDFVLHGDGPGSTWAAQARPGDLVGVGGPRSSTVVRYDFDWYLLLGDESALPAIARRLEELPAGVPVTVLLEVNDAYDELPLTSAATMDVRWLHRAPHEPGMTTLLRDALANLPLPSGDGFVWGGTESNVAHALREHLEGRSLSPHSFIRVTGYWKRGTAGQE
- a CDS encoding DUF4405 domain-containing protein, with the translated sequence MNVDLSSTLDQPLKKANMTRRNWQLDVLLLLVFMLVSAPMTTGIPLHEWLGLLIFAPLFYHLVWHWKWVVGVFTRSSRKLPGHTIFAKWFNLALFFMMLLAGVSGLMISEALLPMLGWMVGPDNFWLTVHKASATLMMLLIGLHLTLHWRWIAQRLKRPPTGGMTQ
- a CDS encoding VOC family protein, with product MTTNSTPVRSDQAQKFTRQEIATFGAVHLDVTNLRRSVEFWQSYIGLQVRSATDETAELGTESTSLVVLHATAKTPFKNGYSGIYHLAIHPSNEVEFARVLARLITKRYPIAPTDHTMSKALYMEDPDGITVEVTLETPERMARMEFGPRGPVAVDTNGTVRAASAALDVEAVLKALSDRNFTQPLADGTKVGHVHLYVSDVEAAHRFYKGLGFLDNMYLPQYGMADLSAGGAFGHRIAVNAGHTHGRPQAPAGTAGLRYFTIRFDTPERLKTALQSVASVQEQAGGFLVTDPAGNKVLLTA
- a CDS encoding DUF2218 domain-containing protein translates to MTLSTDHAFTSRDDVAATAPVRYDKQRLSHLSRKVECVTDGNVHTATGQCTARIVVGNDVLTLLAADQTQVELARIKDALGSHLERFGHYVALTANWDRRNPRPAVAHSADGTSLSVMERTP
- a CDS encoding nuclear transport factor 2 family protein, encoding MSTDVTPDAKRVVLDFFELAFVQRQAARAAEQYLGTTYTQHNPTAPDGPEVFPALIGGLFAQAPEASFHLKRVIAEDDHVVLHYNLQMFPGDLGQAVVDIFRVEDGRIVEHWDVIQPVPAESRNDNGMF